Proteins encoded in a region of the Massilia sp. UMI-21 genome:
- a CDS encoding amidase: protein MEFHDYLRHDATSLAALVARGEATPTELLEIALARQAQVHGRVNAVVRLMEDEARRQLQGPLRGPFAGVPFLLKDTLQDYAGLPTTNASRATRAYVPARHAAVVRRYLEAGLVVFGKTNLPEFALKGVTDPVLFGRTSNPWHLAHTPGGSSGGAAAAVASGIVPMAAGNDGGGSIRIPAACCGLFGLRPSRGRVSAGPDVGEVWFGASSEGVLSRSVRDSALALDVLQGAEPGDPFIIAPPAAPYAELMRRDPGRLRIGFTAASPIGTEVHPEAVAAVRHAAQLLRGLGHEVEEAAPEVDGAALATSYLHMYLGQVPSLVARMKALGAGGGEPELMTRLLVTLGSATSAPALTTQLAQWNTFARALGRFHARYDLLLTPTLAHPPVRHGAGDLPAAQQTLLDFLQRTGMLGLLARLGLLDSTVEKIAQDNLRYVPFTQLSNLTGTPSMSVPLHWTSDGLPLGVQFVAPFGREDRLLQLAQQLEGAQPWFDRLPAMTTQAAPA, encoded by the coding sequence ATGGAATTCCACGACTACCTGCGCCACGACGCCACCTCCCTCGCCGCCCTCGTCGCCCGCGGCGAGGCGACGCCAACCGAACTGCTCGAGATCGCGCTGGCGCGCCAGGCGCAGGTGCATGGCCGCGTCAACGCGGTCGTGCGGCTGATGGAAGACGAAGCCCGCCGCCAGCTGCAGGGACCGCTCCGCGGCCCCTTCGCCGGCGTGCCCTTCCTGCTCAAGGATACCCTGCAAGACTACGCCGGCCTGCCGACCACCAACGCCAGCCGCGCCACGCGGGCCTATGTGCCGGCCCGGCATGCCGCCGTGGTGCGGCGCTACCTCGAGGCCGGCCTGGTCGTCTTCGGCAAGACCAATTTGCCCGAATTCGCCCTCAAGGGCGTGACCGATCCGGTCCTGTTCGGCCGCACCAGCAACCCTTGGCACCTGGCGCACACGCCGGGTGGCTCGAGCGGCGGCGCGGCGGCGGCGGTTGCCAGCGGCATCGTGCCGATGGCCGCCGGGAACGACGGCGGCGGCTCGATCCGCATCCCGGCCGCGTGCTGCGGCCTGTTCGGGCTGCGTCCCTCGCGCGGACGGGTATCCGCCGGCCCCGATGTGGGGGAAGTCTGGTTCGGCGCATCGAGCGAAGGCGTGCTGTCGCGCAGCGTGCGCGACTCCGCGCTGGCGCTCGACGTCCTGCAGGGCGCCGAGCCGGGCGACCCGTTCATCATCGCCCCGCCTGCCGCACCGTATGCGGAACTGATGCGGCGCGATCCCGGCCGGCTGCGCATCGGCTTCACGGCGGCCTCGCCGATCGGCACCGAGGTGCATCCGGAAGCGGTGGCGGCGGTGCGCCACGCCGCGCAGCTGCTGCGCGGGCTGGGGCACGAGGTGGAAGAAGCGGCGCCCGAGGTCGACGGCGCCGCGCTGGCCACCAGTTACCTGCACATGTACCTGGGCCAGGTGCCGTCGCTGGTGGCGCGCATGAAGGCGCTTGGCGCCGGCGGCGGCGAACCCGAGCTGATGACGCGCCTGCTGGTGACGCTGGGCAGCGCGACCAGCGCGCCGGCGCTCACCACCCAGCTGGCGCAATGGAATACGTTTGCGCGGGCGCTGGGGCGCTTCCACGCGCGCTACGACCTGCTGTTGACGCCGACACTGGCGCATCCGCCGGTCCGGCACGGCGCCGGCGATCTGCCGGCGGCCCAGCAGACCCTGCTGGACTTCCTGCAGCGCACCGGCATGCTCGGCCTGCTGGCGCGCCTCGGGCTACTCGACAGCACGGTGGAGAAGATCGCGCAGGACAACCTGCGCTACGTGCCCTTCACGCAGCTGTCCAACCTGACGGGCACGCCCTCGATGTCGGTGCCGCTGCACTGGACGAGCGACGGGCTGCCGCTGGGGGTGCAGTTCGTGGCGCCATTCGGGCGCGAAGACCGGTTATTGCAGCTGGCGCAGCAGCTGGAGGGGGCGCAGCCATGGTTCGATCGCTTGCCGGCGATGACCACGCAAGCCGCCCCTGCCTGA
- the purT gene encoding formate-dependent phosphoribosylglycinamide formyltransferase codes for MTNPRPLGTPLSPSATKVMLLGAGELGKEVIIALQRLGVETIAVDRYPNAPGHQVAHRAHVIDMTDGVALSALIALEKPDLVVPEIEAIATETLAALEEAGRITCIPTARAALLTMNREGIRRLAAEELGLPTSPYRFASSLAELEQACSEVGFPCVVKPVMSSSGKGQSKLDRAADVAGAWDHAASGGRVDAGRVIAEGFIDFDYEITLLTVRSVGAGGRVETSFCEPIGHRQVQGDYVESWQPQPMHPGALARAREIAAKVTADLGGCGVFGVELFVKDDTVWFSEVSPRPHDTGMVTMASQVQSEFELHARAILGLPTDASLRAPGASAVIYGQHEAAGIAFEGVADALRVPGADLRLFGKPESFARRRMGVALATADDVETARQRALEAAARVRPVVR; via the coding sequence ATGACGAACCCACGCCCCCTCGGCACCCCGCTGTCCCCTTCCGCCACCAAGGTCATGCTGCTCGGCGCCGGCGAACTCGGCAAGGAAGTGATCATCGCCCTGCAGCGCCTGGGCGTGGAAACCATCGCCGTCGACCGCTACCCCAACGCGCCCGGCCATCAGGTCGCCCACCGCGCGCACGTGATCGACATGACCGACGGGGTTGCCCTGTCCGCCCTGATCGCGCTGGAAAAGCCCGACCTGGTGGTGCCGGAGATCGAAGCCATCGCCACCGAAACCCTGGCCGCGCTCGAGGAAGCCGGCCGCATCACCTGCATCCCGACCGCGCGCGCCGCGCTGCTGACCATGAACCGCGAGGGCATCCGCCGCCTGGCCGCCGAGGAACTCGGCCTGCCGACCTCGCCCTACCGCTTCGCCAGCAGCCTGGCCGAACTGGAACAGGCCTGCAGCGAAGTCGGTTTTCCGTGCGTGGTCAAGCCGGTCATGTCCTCGTCCGGCAAGGGCCAGTCGAAGCTCGACCGCGCGGCGGACGTGGCCGGCGCCTGGGACCATGCGGCCAGCGGCGGCCGCGTCGACGCCGGCCGCGTGATCGCGGAAGGCTTCATCGACTTCGACTACGAAATCACCCTGCTCACGGTGCGCTCGGTGGGCGCCGGCGGCCGGGTGGAGACCAGCTTCTGCGAACCGATCGGCCACCGACAGGTGCAGGGCGACTACGTGGAATCGTGGCAGCCGCAGCCGATGCACCCGGGCGCGCTCGCGCGGGCGCGCGAGATCGCTGCGAAAGTCACGGCCGACCTGGGCGGCTGCGGCGTGTTCGGCGTCGAGCTGTTCGTCAAGGACGACACCGTGTGGTTCTCGGAGGTGAGTCCGCGTCCGCACGATACCGGCATGGTGACCATGGCCAGCCAGGTGCAGAGCGAGTTCGAACTGCATGCGCGGGCCATCCTCGGCTTGCCGACCGACGCGTCGCTGCGCGCGCCGGGGGCGTCCGCGGTCATCTACGGGCAGCACGAGGCAGCGGGAATCGCTTTCGAGGGCGTGGCCGATGCGCTGCGCGTGCCGGGCGCCGACCTGCGCCTGTTCGGCAAGCCCGAGTCCTTCGCGCGCCGCCGCATGGGCGTGGCGCTGGCGACGGCGGACGATGTCGAGACCGCGCGCCAGCGGGCGCTGGAAGCGGCCGCGCGGGTCAGGCCTGTGGTGCGCTGA
- a CDS encoding GAF domain-containing protein, with the protein MTQAPTDSLDLSRCADEPIRTPGSIQPHGFMLTLSLEAEPGPTVQQASANLARWTGIPAEDVLGLPLARVVGETAAARIAAELEASPAVSRPAYIGTVTVDNGAHFDVLVHVWDGLLILEFEAVDRRRVADFRNLYPLIGDFLVKVNQPASIPEMSELAARRVREVSGYGRVLVYQFDSDGHGRVLAESKEDGYESYLGQHFPASDVPAQARALYTLSPIRVIQDADYEPAPLVPALNPATGQRNDLSFAALRSVSPVHLQYMRNMGTLASMSVSLIVKGKLWGLISCHNAAPRPVPVEKRTACEQLGQILALVIESREDAQELQFRLDVRRIMVEMLGHLTKGADFLENMSGVFPELLRFGRAGGVAIVVDDRVLTYGDTPDEPQIRALADWLSLRGHTEVFHTDHLKDVYPAGADMVRNASGMLALPISRIHQHYLLWFRPEVVQTIEWAGNPRGKQAAPSDPTQLSPRLSFQAWRETIHGRSLPWHAAEIELAIEFRSALLGIALERAEQMAELAEELGRANKELEAFSYSVSHDLRAPLRHIVGFSDLLIESAGGEDLERRQRFLKNIKESARLAGKLVDDLLSFSQMGRAALRPTTVDMNDLVAACIDKLGMEMQGRNVDWHIEPLPSVWADPTFLHLAMQNLLSNAVKFTSGRDPAVITITSEDEPEFTVFHVADNGAGFNMDYVHKLFGVFQRLHRMEDFQGTGIGLANVRRIVERHNGRVWATSSQASGATFSFSIPKHPIN; encoded by the coding sequence ATGACCCAGGCACCCACCGACTCCCTCGACCTCAGCCGCTGCGCGGACGAACCGATCCGCACCCCGGGCAGCATCCAGCCGCATGGCTTCATGCTGACGCTGTCGCTGGAAGCTGAGCCGGGCCCGACCGTGCAGCAGGCCAGCGCCAACCTGGCGCGCTGGACCGGTATCCCGGCCGAGGACGTCCTCGGCCTTCCGCTGGCGCGGGTGGTGGGCGAGACCGCGGCCGCACGCATCGCGGCCGAGCTCGAGGCCAGTCCGGCGGTGTCGCGACCGGCCTACATCGGCACGGTCACGGTCGACAACGGCGCCCACTTCGACGTCCTGGTCCACGTCTGGGACGGCCTGCTGATCCTGGAATTCGAAGCGGTGGACCGGCGCCGCGTCGCCGATTTCCGCAACCTGTATCCGCTGATCGGCGACTTCCTGGTCAAGGTGAACCAGCCGGCCTCGATTCCCGAGATGTCCGAACTGGCCGCGCGCCGCGTGCGCGAAGTCAGCGGCTACGGCCGGGTACTGGTCTACCAGTTCGACAGCGACGGCCATGGCCGCGTGCTGGCCGAGTCGAAGGAAGACGGCTACGAGTCCTACCTGGGGCAGCACTTCCCGGCCAGCGACGTCCCGGCCCAGGCGCGCGCGCTGTACACGCTGTCGCCGATTCGCGTGATCCAGGACGCCGACTACGAGCCGGCGCCGCTGGTGCCGGCGCTGAACCCGGCGACCGGCCAGCGCAACGACCTGTCCTTCGCCGCCTTGCGCAGCGTCTCGCCGGTGCACCTGCAATACATGCGCAACATGGGCACGCTGGCCTCGATGTCGGTCTCGCTGATCGTCAAGGGCAAGCTGTGGGGCCTGATCTCCTGTCACAACGCCGCGCCGCGCCCGGTTCCGGTCGAGAAGCGCACCGCCTGCGAGCAGCTGGGCCAGATCCTGGCGCTGGTCATCGAGTCGCGCGAGGACGCCCAGGAGCTGCAGTTCCGCCTCGACGTGCGCCGGATCATGGTGGAGATGCTGGGCCACCTGACCAAGGGCGCCGACTTCCTGGAAAACATGAGCGGCGTGTTCCCCGAACTGCTGCGCTTCGGGCGCGCCGGCGGGGTCGCGATCGTGGTCGACGACCGCGTGCTGACCTACGGCGACACGCCGGACGAGCCGCAGATCCGCGCCCTGGCCGACTGGCTGTCGCTGCGCGGCCATACCGAGGTGTTCCATACCGATCACCTGAAGGACGTCTACCCGGCGGGCGCCGACATGGTGCGCAATGCCAGCGGCATGCTGGCCCTGCCGATCTCGCGCATCCACCAGCATTACCTGCTGTGGTTCCGCCCGGAGGTGGTGCAGACCATCGAGTGGGCCGGCAACCCGCGCGGCAAGCAGGCCGCGCCTTCCGATCCGACCCAGCTCAGCCCGCGCCTGAGCTTCCAGGCCTGGCGCGAAACGATCCACGGCCGCAGCCTGCCCTGGCATGCGGCCGAGATCGAGCTGGCGATCGAGTTCCGCAGCGCCCTGCTGGGCATCGCGCTCGAGCGCGCCGAGCAGATGGCCGAACTGGCCGAGGAACTGGGCCGCGCCAACAAGGAGCTGGAAGCCTTCTCGTATTCGGTCTCGCACGACCTGCGTGCGCCGCTGCGCCACATCGTGGGATTCTCCGACCTGCTGATCGAGTCGGCCGGCGGAGAGGACCTCGAGCGGCGCCAGCGTTTCCTGAAGAACATCAAGGAGTCGGCGCGCCTGGCAGGCAAGCTGGTCGACGACCTGCTGTCGTTCTCGCAGATGGGCCGCGCGGCCCTGCGCCCGACCACGGTCGACATGAACGACCTGGTGGCGGCCTGCATCGACAAGCTCGGCATGGAAATGCAGGGCCGCAACGTCGACTGGCACATCGAGCCCCTTCCCTCGGTCTGGGCCGATCCGACCTTCCTTCACCTGGCCATGCAGAACCTGCTGTCGAACGCCGTGAAGTTCACCAGCGGGCGCGATCCGGCGGTCATCACCATTACCTCCGAGGACGAGCCCGAGTTCACGGTGTTCCACGTGGCCGACAACGGCGCGGGCTTCAACATGGACTACGTGCACAAGCTGTTCGGCGTGTTCCAGCGCCTGCACCGGATGGAGGACTTCCAGGGCACCGGCATCGGCCTGGCCAACGTGCGTCGCATCGTCGAGCGTCACAACGGCCGCGTCTGGGCCACATCGAGCCAGGCAAGCGGCGCGACCTTCTCATTCAGTATTCCGAAACACCCCATTAATTGA
- a CDS encoding response regulator translates to MIDDRPECSVLLIDDEPFAQDIIAHGLQGCVGHTLCYESSPARAVEVAREVRATVVLVDLRMPDLDGFEVTARLRAHPDTEDVPVIVLSSEDDPEIKARAFAVGANDYLVKWPDARELVARVRYHSGACIARRQRDAAFASLRVSQEQLAASQSALHQAQKMEAIGQLTGGVAHDFNNVLQIIGGNLQLLKLVGNLNDSAKGRVEMALGGVERGAKLAAHLLAFARRQPLQSVVVDPGHLLRDMDDMMRRVLGPSARVVTEIAPGLGSTMVDPNQLNNVLLNLAINARDAMAGNGTLTIRAGNAGPDDALPDEVPQGKYIMIEVHDTGKGMPKDVLLRAFEPFFTTKPTGQGTGLGLSMAYGFVKQSGGEIVLRSEPGQGTSVRIYLPRSDAAPSVVESVSSAPLAGGLETILVVEDELEVRSSTCGILSALGYEVLEAADAQAALEIIDGGRHIDLVFTDVIMPGPVSSLQLGEIVRSRFPAVQVLYTSGYAEGVLSHEGKLDASVHLLPKPYHPDALSARIRHLLRRAKQGRQAGGSAQARGPQSYLGLT, encoded by the coding sequence ATGATTGACGATCGCCCTGAATGCTCCGTTCTCCTCATCGACGATGAGCCGTTTGCGCAGGACATCATTGCGCACGGCCTGCAGGGGTGCGTCGGCCATACCCTGTGCTACGAATCGAGCCCCGCACGGGCCGTGGAAGTCGCGCGCGAGGTGCGCGCCACCGTGGTGCTGGTGGACCTGCGCATGCCCGACCTGGACGGCTTCGAGGTTACCGCGCGCCTGCGCGCGCATCCCGATACCGAGGACGTGCCGGTCATCGTCCTGTCTTCCGAAGACGACCCCGAGATCAAGGCGCGCGCCTTCGCCGTGGGCGCCAACGACTACCTGGTGAAGTGGCCCGATGCGCGCGAGCTGGTGGCGCGGGTGCGCTACCACAGCGGCGCCTGCATCGCGCGGCGCCAGCGCGACGCCGCCTTTGCCTCGCTGCGCGTCAGCCAGGAACAGCTCGCCGCCAGCCAGTCGGCGCTGCACCAGGCGCAAAAAATGGAAGCGATCGGCCAGCTCACCGGCGGCGTGGCCCACGACTTCAACAACGTCCTGCAGATCATCGGCGGCAACCTGCAGCTGCTCAAGCTGGTCGGCAACCTGAACGACAGCGCCAAGGGGCGTGTCGAGATGGCCCTGGGCGGCGTCGAACGCGGCGCCAAGCTGGCCGCGCACCTGCTGGCCTTCGCACGGCGCCAGCCGCTGCAGTCGGTGGTGGTCGATCCCGGCCACCTGCTGCGCGACATGGACGACATGATGCGCCGCGTGCTGGGCCCCAGCGCGCGGGTCGTCACCGAGATCGCGCCTGGCCTGGGCAGCACCATGGTCGACCCGAACCAGCTGAACAACGTGCTGCTGAACCTGGCCATCAACGCGCGCGACGCCATGGCCGGCAACGGCACGCTCACCATCCGCGCCGGCAATGCCGGCCCGGATGACGCGCTGCCGGACGAAGTCCCGCAGGGGAAATACATCATGATCGAGGTGCACGACACCGGCAAGGGCATGCCGAAGGACGTCCTGCTGCGCGCTTTCGAGCCCTTCTTCACCACCAAGCCGACCGGGCAGGGCACCGGCCTCGGTCTGTCGATGGCCTATGGCTTCGTGAAGCAGTCCGGCGGCGAGATCGTGCTGCGCAGCGAACCCGGGCAGGGCACCAGCGTGCGCATCTACCTGCCGCGCAGCGACGCCGCCCCCAGCGTGGTCGAGTCGGTATCCAGCGCGCCGCTGGCCGGCGGCCTCGAGACGATCCTGGTGGTCGAGGACGAGCTCGAGGTGCGCAGCTCGACCTGCGGCATCCTGTCGGCGCTCGGCTACGAGGTGCTGGAAGCGGCCGATGCGCAGGCCGCCCTGGAGATCATCGACGGCGGCCGCCACATCGACCTGGTGTTCACCGACGTGATCATGCCGGGCCCGGTGAGCAGCCTGCAGCTGGGCGAGATCGTGCGCAGCCGCTTTCCCGCTGTGCAGGTGTTGTACACCTCCGGCTATGCGGAAGGCGTGCTGTCGCACGAGGGCAAGCTGGACGCTTCAGTACACCTGCTGCCGAAGCCCTACCACCCGGACGCGCTCAGCGCCCGCATCCGTCACCTGCTGCGCCGCGCGAAGCAAGGACGGCAGGCGGGCGGCTCGGCGCAAGCGCGCGGGCCGCAGAGTTACTTGGGCTTGACGTAG
- a CDS encoding response regulator, with the protein MLKPILLVEDNPNDLELTLIALAKSQLANEVVVVRDGAEALDYAHRRGEFAERAVGNPAVILLDLKLPKVDGLEVLKEIRDTDTLKSIPVVMLTSSKEEQDVVRSYELGVNAYVVKPVDFTEFLRAIADLGIFWAVLNEPPPGSRRYVKPK; encoded by the coding sequence ATGCTCAAGCCCATCCTTCTCGTCGAAGACAATCCGAACGACCTCGAACTGACCCTCATCGCGCTGGCCAAGAGCCAGCTGGCCAACGAGGTAGTCGTCGTGCGCGACGGCGCCGAGGCGCTCGATTACGCGCACCGGCGCGGGGAGTTCGCCGAGCGCGCCGTCGGCAACCCGGCCGTCATCCTGCTTGATCTCAAGCTGCCGAAAGTCGATGGACTCGAAGTACTGAAGGAAATCCGCGATACGGATACGCTCAAGAGCATTCCCGTGGTGATGCTGACCTCGTCCAAGGAAGAGCAGGACGTGGTACGCAGCTACGAACTGGGCGTGAACGCCTACGTGGTCAAGCCGGTGGATTTCACGGAATTCTTGCGCGCCATCGCCGACCTGGGCATCTTCTGGGCGGTCCTGAACGAACCGCCGCCGGGCTCGCGCCGCTACGTCAAGCCCAAGTAA
- a CDS encoding PAS domain S-box protein, producing MNTQDHDKPPLTDEQRFQYLIAGISDYAIYMLDPSGHIASWNAGAQRFKGYRPHEILREHFSRFYTPEDRGSGLPARALAQALEQGKYEAEGWRVRKDGTRFWAHVVIDPIYDEHRNLLGYAKITRDVTQKKLAEDALRDSEQRFRLLVQGVTDYAIYMLSPEGTVTNWNVGAERIKGYSFAEIIGSHFSRFYTDEDRDGGLPARALGTAAREGRYEAEGWRVRKDGTRFWAHVIIDAVHDDEGSLLGFAKITRDLTEKKQAQEALEQAQLALFQSQKMESIGQLTGGVAHDFNNLLSVLASGLEVLSMSRQGGSDVKTLDSMRRAIDRGATLTQQLLAFARQQPLQPETRSINRLISGFESVLRRAGHSGIEFEFRLDPQAGSAVVDAARFESALLNLVVNARDAMPDGGRLTIDTAAVALRQGEVAELAPGPYVCTSVTDTGTGMTPDTVQRAFEPFYTTKETGKGTGLGLSQVYGFIKQSGGEVLIRSKLGEGTTIAIYLPATATQDREASHGDSETVLIVEDEPDLLDVASALFQSMGYDVTTAASGQEAMSVLASRDVDILFTDIVMPHGVNGIELAEYTRENYPGVKVMLASGYPQPALKLDQYRLGDFTFVSKPYRLSDLARGLRTVL from the coding sequence ATGAACACGCAAGACCACGACAAGCCACCCTTGACCGACGAGCAGCGGTTCCAGTACCTCATCGCCGGCATCAGCGACTACGCCATCTACATGCTCGATCCGTCGGGCCACATCGCCAGCTGGAATGCCGGCGCCCAGCGTTTCAAGGGGTACCGGCCGCACGAGATCCTGCGCGAGCACTTCTCGCGCTTCTACACACCCGAAGACCGCGGCAGCGGGTTGCCGGCGCGGGCGCTGGCGCAAGCCCTCGAACAGGGAAAATACGAGGCCGAAGGCTGGCGCGTGCGCAAGGACGGCACCCGCTTCTGGGCCCACGTGGTGATCGATCCGATCTACGACGAGCACCGCAACCTGCTGGGCTATGCCAAGATCACCCGCGACGTCACCCAGAAAAAGCTGGCCGAGGACGCGCTGCGCGACAGCGAGCAGCGCTTCCGGCTGCTGGTGCAGGGCGTCACCGATTACGCGATCTACATGCTGTCCCCGGAAGGCACGGTGACCAACTGGAACGTCGGCGCCGAGCGCATCAAGGGTTATTCGTTCGCCGAGATCATCGGCAGCCACTTCTCGCGCTTCTACACCGACGAAGACCGCGACGGCGGCCTGCCGGCGCGCGCGCTGGGGACGGCCGCCCGCGAAGGGCGCTACGAAGCCGAGGGCTGGCGTGTGCGCAAGGACGGCACCCGCTTCTGGGCGCACGTCATCATCGACGCGGTCCATGACGACGAAGGCAGCCTGCTGGGCTTTGCCAAGATCACGCGCGACCTCACCGAAAAGAAGCAGGCCCAGGAAGCGCTCGAGCAGGCGCAGCTGGCCTTGTTCCAGTCGCAGAAGATGGAGTCGATCGGCCAGCTCACCGGCGGCGTCGCACACGACTTCAACAACCTGCTGTCGGTGCTGGCCAGCGGCCTCGAGGTGCTGAGCATGAGCCGCCAGGGCGGCAGCGACGTCAAGACGCTCGACAGCATGCGGCGCGCGATCGACCGCGGCGCCACGCTCACCCAGCAGCTGCTGGCCTTCGCCCGCCAGCAGCCGCTGCAGCCCGAGACGCGCAGCATCAACCGACTGATCTCGGGCTTCGAGTCGGTGCTGCGGCGCGCCGGGCACAGCGGCATCGAGTTCGAATTCAGGCTCGACCCGCAGGCCGGCAGTGCGGTGGTCGATGCCGCCCGCTTCGAATCGGCCCTGCTCAACCTGGTGGTGAACGCGCGCGACGCCATGCCGGACGGCGGCAGGCTGACGATCGACACCGCGGCGGTGGCGCTGCGGCAAGGCGAAGTGGCGGAGCTGGCGCCGGGGCCTTACGTATGCACATCGGTGACCGATACCGGCACCGGCATGACGCCGGACACGGTGCAGCGCGCCTTCGAACCCTTCTACACCACCAAGGAAACCGGCAAGGGCACCGGCCTGGGCCTGTCGCAGGTATATGGATTCATCAAGCAGTCGGGCGGCGAGGTGCTCATCCGGAGCAAGCTGGGCGAGGGCACCACGATCGCGATCTACCTGCCGGCAACGGCCACGCAAGACCGCGAGGCTTCGCACGGCGATTCCGAGACGGTGCTGATCGTCGAGGACGAGCCGGACTTGCTCGACGTGGCCTCGGCGCTGTTCCAGAGCATGGGCTACGACGTCACCACCGCCGCCAGCGGCCAGGAAGCCATGAGCGTGCTGGCCAGCCGCGACGTCGACATCCTGTTCACCGACATCGTCATGCCGCACGGCGTCAACGGCATCGAGCTGGCCGAATACACGCGCGAGAACTACCCGGGCGTCAAGGTGATGCTGGCTTCGGGGTATCCGCAGCCGGCGCTCAAGCTGGACCAGTACCGGCTGGGGGACTTCACCTTCGTGAGCAAGCCGTATCGCCTGTCGGACCTGGCGCGGGGGCTGCGCACCGTGCTTTGA